The region CCTGTAGCCCCTTCGCTGGTGCTCGGGTCATTCGGCGCGATTGTCGCGGTCTATCTGCTGGTGTTCGGCCTGGGCCTGTGGTTTATGCTGCGTCTGCTCGCAAAACCGCCGGGCGACGACGAGCCTGACGCCAACCCGGCCGTGGCGGCGCAAACCGGCGGCGGCATCGTGCCGCACAGCCTGCGGGGGAGAACCAATGACTGAACTGTTGCTTTCCCTGCCGCTGTTAACGCTGCTCTGCGCCGGGGCGCTCGCGGCGGGCGTGCTGATTTATGTCCTGCTCGACGGCGCGGATCTCGGCGTCGGGCTGCTCGCGCCGTTTCATCCGCCGCAGGCGCGCCAGCAGATGAATATTTCGCTGCTGCCGGTCTGGGACGGCAACGAAACCTGGCTGGTGCTGACCGCCGGCGCGCTGCTGGCGATGTTCCCCGTCGCCTTCAGCATGCTTTACAGCGCGCTCTACCTGCCGGTCTATATCATGCTGCTGGCGATGATTGTGCGTGGTATGGCGATTGAGTACCGTCATCTGCGCCCGCGGCTCTTCGACGCGCTGTTTATTGGCGGCTCCTGGCTAACCTCGTTGAGCCAGGGCGCGACAATGGGCGCGTGGATGGAAGGGATCACGCATGACGGCGCGCGGTTCACCGGCAGCGCGATGGACTGGCTGTCGCCGTTTTCGGTGTACTGCGCGATAGCGCTCAGCGCCGGGTACGCGCTGCTCGGCGCCTGCTGGCTTATCTGGCGCGGCGAAGGCGGGCTCAGTATCCGGGCGCGGCGTCAGGCGATGTGGCTTGCGCCGCTCACCGCCGCGCTGCTGGCCGGGTTGCTTATCTGGACGGTGCAGCTTACTGAAAGCTACCGGCTGCATTTGCAGGCGTGGGCGTGGAGCGGGCCGCTTGCGGCAACAGGGCTGCTGGCCTTCGCCGGGCTCGGTCTGGCGCTGCGCCAGCAGCGCGATTTTCTGCCGCTCGCGATGACGCTGCTGCTGTTCATCGCCGCGTTCGGCGCGATGCTGCTCGCTGTGTTTCCGTTTATTCTGCCGCCGAAACTGCTGCTCACGCAGGCCGCCGCCCCGCCCGCCACGCAAAAGCTGATGCTGATGGCTTTCGGCGTTTTCGTGCCCGTCACGCTTATCTATAACAGCTGGGGCTTCTGGATCTTTCGCGGCAAAATCCACGCCGCGCACGACGATGAGCGCCCCTGACGCCGCGCCTGCGGGTCGTCAGCGTCGCGGCCTTGCTCTGGCGGGCCGTGGCTCATCGCTGTCAGCAATAAATAAGAAAAAGAATAACAGGAACCCCTAATGTGAATATTCGCGGCGCCAAAGCGAAGTGAATATTCACTCGGGTGACTTTTAAAGAAACCAAAAAAGGAAAAGATTTTACCAGGATAAAAGAAGCGTATTATTCGCGGCGGGTGCCTGAAGCTTTTTGGTTTCAGGCATTGTGCAGGTTCCCAAAAAGATGAAGGCCCCGAGTTAATTAACTTAACCCGAGGCCGACACATGAACCCGACAGTTCATATGTTAGCCTCTTACTCGCCTCACGGCAAGGAGAATGGCTATGAAGGACAATACTTTTATCTGGTGCGTTATTATTGTCTGCGTGACGGTATTAATGTTCACCACCCTCTCACGGGAAACGCTTTGCGAGCTACGCTTGCGGGGCGCGAGCATGGAAGTTGTCGCTTCACTGGCTTGTAAATCCAGAGAGTAAGCGTCTGACGCGGGGAGCAATCCCCGCGATTTGGCTGGCGGTGTTATGCCTCTCAGGCACCCTTTTTTTCATTACCATTCATTACTTATTTTCTTAATACGCGCGCGCTTTATTATTCCGTTAACCCGTAACAGGAATCTGTATTA is a window of Cronobacter muytjensii ATCC 51329 DNA encoding:
- a CDS encoding cytochrome d ubiquinol oxidase subunit II — protein: MTELLLSLPLLTLLCAGALAAGVLIYVLLDGADLGVGLLAPFHPPQARQQMNISLLPVWDGNETWLVLTAGALLAMFPVAFSMLYSALYLPVYIMLLAMIVRGMAIEYRHLRPRLFDALFIGGSWLTSLSQGATMGAWMEGITHDGARFTGSAMDWLSPFSVYCAIALSAGYALLGACWLIWRGEGGLSIRARRQAMWLAPLTAALLAGLLIWTVQLTESYRLHLQAWAWSGPLAATGLLAFAGLGLALRQQRDFLPLAMTLLLFIAAFGAMLLAVFPFILPPKLLLTQAAAPPATQKLMLMAFGVFVPVTLIYNSWGFWIFRGKIHAAHDDERP
- a CDS encoding Hok/Gef family protein; translation: MKDNTFIWCVIIVCVTVLMFTTLSRETLCELRLRGASMEVVASLACKSRE